A region of Verrucomicrobiia bacterium DNA encodes the following proteins:
- a CDS encoding glucose-1-phosphate adenylyltransferase has product MPPYRSSEFRHRTLAIIMGGGQGTRLFPLTRDRAKPAVPLAGKYRLVDIPISNCINSGIHRMYLLTQFNSASLHRHISQSYKFDHFGNGFVELLAAEQTMASSTWYQGTADAVRKNLVHFENTDFQYALILSGDQLYQMDFQKVIEAHASASADLTIATLPVIARDATSLGLLQINGERRITRFAEKPKDPEVLESFRLDRASYGPLGIRSDTDLYLASMGIYVFNREVLFELLNNNLTDFGKHIIPGAIERKRVFAQVFQGYWEDIGTIRSFWEANLDQTSDIPKFNFFEPAVYTRPRFLPASKVNGAAIDHAVISDGCIISDARIRNSVIGIRSVLNEGAFLSETFMMGADDYDTTARQSRPENQGIPLGVGRGTRIETAIVDKNVRIGEGCVLSPAGKSEDLDHPLYCIRDGVLVIPKGTVIPHNTVI; this is encoded by the coding sequence ATGCCTCCCTATCGAAGCAGCGAGTTTCGCCATCGAACACTGGCCATCATCATGGGCGGCGGCCAGGGCACCCGCCTGTTCCCCCTGACGCGGGACCGGGCCAAGCCGGCCGTCCCCCTCGCTGGAAAATACCGCCTGGTGGACATCCCGATCTCCAACTGTATCAACTCCGGCATTCACCGGATGTACCTGTTGACCCAGTTCAACTCCGCCTCGCTGCATCGCCACATTTCGCAGAGCTACAAGTTCGACCATTTCGGCAACGGCTTCGTCGAACTGCTGGCAGCCGAGCAGACGATGGCCTCCTCCACGTGGTACCAGGGGACCGCGGATGCGGTGCGCAAGAACCTGGTCCACTTCGAGAACACGGATTTCCAGTACGCGCTGATCCTGTCCGGGGACCAGTTGTACCAGATGGATTTTCAAAAGGTGATTGAGGCCCACGCCTCGGCGTCGGCCGACCTGACGATTGCCACCCTGCCGGTGATCGCCCGGGACGCCACGTCCCTCGGCCTCCTCCAGATCAATGGCGAACGGCGGATCACCCGGTTCGCGGAAAAGCCGAAGGATCCGGAGGTGCTCGAATCCTTCCGGCTGGATCGCGCCAGCTACGGCCCGCTGGGCATCCGGAGCGACACCGACCTCTACCTCGCCTCGATGGGCATCTATGTCTTCAACCGCGAGGTGCTGTTCGAGCTGCTCAACAACAATCTGACGGACTTCGGCAAGCACATCATCCCGGGGGCGATCGAGCGAAAGCGGGTGTTTGCCCAGGTGTTCCAGGGGTACTGGGAGGACATCGGAACCATCCGGAGCTTCTGGGAGGCCAACCTCGACCAGACCAGCGACATTCCGAAGTTCAATTTTTTCGAGCCTGCCGTGTACACCCGGCCCCGGTTCCTTCCGGCGAGCAAGGTCAACGGAGCGGCCATTGACCACGCAGTCATCTCCGACGGCTGCATCATCAGTGATGCCCGCATCCGCAACAGCGTGATCGGCATCCGGTCGGTGCTGAACGAGGGCGCCTTCCTCTCCGAAACCTTCATGATGGGGGCCGACGACTACGACACCACCGCCCGCCAGTCGCGCCCCGAGAACCAGGGAATCCCGCTCGGGGTCGGCCGGGGGACCCGGATCGAGACCGCCATCGTGGACAAGAATGTTCGGATCGGTGAGGGCTGTGTCCTGTCCCCCGCCGGGAAGTCGGAGGACCTCGACCACCCGCTCTACTGCATCCGCGACGGCGTCCTCGTCATCCCCAAGGGCACGGTGATCCCGCACAACACGGTCATTTGA